From Anopheles funestus chromosome 3RL, idAnoFuneDA-416_04, whole genome shotgun sequence, a single genomic window includes:
- the LOC125771667 gene encoding protein disabled isoform X2, translating to MQTIRKKTSPLKYRNEPGRFFGDGVSFKAKLIGILEVGEARGDRMCQEALQDLKMAIRAAGEHKQRITIHVTIDGLRLRDEKTGDSLYHHPVHKISFIAQDMTDSRAFGYIFGSPDSGHRFFGIKTDKAASQVVLAMRDLFQVVFELKKKEIELARQHIQSKITAHEHQAVSASLVAKSNTTLDSGGAGGGGSASGSSSYGKNHSSETGAMGGLGGSSLVGPSSSIKMTAGKSEKSPESVADLVDLEQELSCIQRGITQMERITPSEGPGKSVLDDDPFGDSFANIPPSYNLLPPPESSKRHQKQTHRSTENLPTLESSPAVSSTPPPMPAPPIPTQPSASSGGDAATGAVSHSSTGSRSNNNPPSSQGAGGSTLTSSNSVQNDDWLNSPPNTSRFDPEPARYSDEPKNSDETGKTPQSSGAAQPSSYTDVFTDLDPLGTGKIKPYIDKKYFFQELKNPPKKVLKDLSGKESTFNANFAAEDQASSPMLQQNLAGGSTTLNASNISTLASGSGDLFKASFDEAQAMKNNNSGEPTASGSDGGISSAGGGNNSMPLIESLVGSGSKASVDPFMEDDDFSKLQLDPFEVHFSRNASPRNAGGSGTQQEGMRPSDTEETSNKSAGEERDASVYNGPLQVNLPPESWASYISQKRLERQTSEANAAQAQTGGPNAHRNRPAASSVFKQNTVDVISSLSSSSKKMKPNLFGQKFSKRDSNSINMRRLQESDSLSETEMAPEPPPRPDSGSHIEPPPLPPKKQFADIVIRPSPRASHTTASSAGSGTVSSHGPRERYDYVGSKYDSNRSPSSGGPGSDAPPLPLPSRKVGRTAGETVGPGRPQKKCTDDDDYLAPIGKMDIPTLLPPPQRKDASKTTRITRKQSETDPRNLDEPTPPPTSKSPSGSGAGGHFSKELDHHHQHATSASASFLPDITLSQLLTLGIDELATKLNVPVSKLSTMTLVELTTYLSEFIENSKYSAAPPPPSAAPSWATSSSISQDNTAGLDGSISESPVFKVNFDDVNEAMFVAKFDDNFGEDERSRSGSTGGDGGRTGSGSFVANFDNMNLQPSSTRTDVSHSPQPVIDKYAVFREIIEQEIGPDGTTSDSGQAEHDLEQQRSGQNDRADSLDLQKEVASEMNRLSPAFIGGEGGMVGSSPLPTLGSHSFGGSSVSPLTTGPPLTKIDTKITQVISQAKDRYAALRDIILVEDLFEKPAQTAQAPVARMESSSFEDRELDDDAKFEANFDDMEQVVQQQDTTSPEINISDADMNEDDMQQQLQGQGDLHAGVGGSFRSATTPREDLEIDELMQKAVSNLSLHSNDQLSPAPTGSNAQSGLTVKGSPLLQHTSTSPYRPTSMSTSTTLLNDMIAPKNKSPTSGSTMVQYETLSLGHNAQSSRGGAGLSDMSTSPIPPLGSKPSGMAKSPILKPSPMSRRSDEGMRAKPTPAPRGQSSSDKRSSGSMSDGDGESSPEGDNNEEGKMSRMTPTNANESWAVFDQPEPPSHHASKRQDMRHEAVRGDGGRRSGDKNGPESPCSSDPKDEWTKADLREYGRRWPSKGHTSSSSRDVSPWDEEGPDYRKRTAMHPSGGDPSMRHHHPTTGERYHHPRMPPRRINSNDEDYEDEIVKDQRGQQRRRMKSGVGSRSRDNFEDEHWYHDHHVGPTWSSPTEDEDTRGPPGGERGSRSFDRNAYERSTYGPPYEKREPKSLPPAYDRRDYKSYDKRKYYREREPSRGGSGGGGRYDYDPYVGDGGYGGRRPDYDDGMYERSSRDSRAAREYFYERERKSFDRESIESYDSRERQRSFGSGDIYGSLDSRAEYRERDRYLSLDKSRSLRRGLRNAGSARLDQDLDQDSEGDLMGGMVGGGRSGLRDVGGNSLHRSSQNIGRGSKQQQQQQMMMMLDDDVWGVSKGGASAAATMPWKRPSSATEQQQEQRRYNEGGGRSGRGMVPVGGPGSDGEKDRRFRKKSRTRAERKEIEMRSNYATMRYPVRSKEDYFDFDTPEGARVGAAVDDDDEEDDEDDVPGGKNILDEPLDDSPAYYGGRRQPQGGPLPGSTGYYGKSSTPRQEGRSMNDALIAQEAKKMARYEYEEEALRRMKKSNSRDLYFETGSGTGGGYGSVTPPKGNIQKQHAHNAPPSAAGRQLDFEFDEFADPSGPPVGGDGFESDFNSPPIGGAGTGGPIPGGRGEGQKSYRFSSDFSNDKERGHYAHDPPGGYHRQQHYKNHPGVGNYADTGDYPQHSQSLQQAPSSSTPPPAAASGHHHHREQSSSGSKLRFNENVTVSKFDAEATTMFEDDFAGRSDAEQDPEDGTQQQQQGWSSASIATSPAPPAATSNNGSNKKILKTSSQAGHHQQQQHQQQQLFNQDNIRKSDSINIFAKKVDDPFEDDDFFSSSGGGRGDPFGGNGGVADASGHGAASGGATGPGSTGWDKNFANFDDNI from the exons ATGCAGACGATTCGTAAGAAGACCAGTCCTTTGAAAT ATCGAAACGAACCCGGGCGGTTCTTCGGCGATGGTGTAAGCTTCAAGGCCAAACTCATCGGCATCCTAGAGGTCGGCGAAGCCCGAGGAGACCGAATGTGCCAGGAGGCACTGCAG GACCTCAAAATGGCAATACGCGCGGCAGGAGAGCACAAGCAACGCATCACGATACACGTCACGATCGATGGTTTACGATTGAGAGATGAAAAAACTGGC GATTCTCTCTATCACCATCCCGTGCACAAAATATCGTTCATCGCCCAGGACATGACGGATTCGCGTGCATTTGGCTATATTTTTGGTTCCCCCGATAGTGGGCATCGGTTTTTCGGCATCAAAACCGACAAAGCCGCCAGCCAGGTGGTGCTGGCAATGCGCGACCTGTTTCAGGTCGTGTTCGAactgaagaagaaagagaTTGAGCTGGCCCGGCAGCACATTCAGAGTAAAATCACAGCCCATGAACATCAGGCTGTGTCCGCATCGTTGGTAGCGAAGAGCAACACCACACTGGACAGTGGCGGTGCTGGTGGAGGAGGATCAGCAAGCGGCAGCTCGAGCTATGGAAAGAATCATTCGAGTGAGACGGGTGCGATGGGAGGGCTGGGCGGATCGTCGCTGGTGGGCCCAAGCAGTAGCATTAAAATGACCGCAGGGAAGAGTGAAAAATCACCCGAATCTGTGGCAGATCTGGTGGATCTCGAACAAGAACTGAGCTGTATTCAACGAGGTATAACGCAGATGGAACGCATTACGCCAAGTGAAGGACCGGGCAAAAGTGTTTTGGACGACGATCCGTTTGGTGATTCGTTTGCAAATATTCCACCG tCCTACAATCTTCTTCCTCCGCCAGAGTCAAGCAAACGACATCAGAAACAAACGCACCGTTCGACTGAAAACCTGCCAACGTTGGAATCGAGTCCTGCAGTATCATCAACACCGCCTCCAATGCCGGCTCCACCCATCCCAACACAACCAAGCGCTTCTAGTGGTGGTGATGCTGCAACGggtgcggtttcacattcttcTACTGGTAGCCGTAGCAACAACAATCCACCATCATCGCAGGGTGCTGGTGGAAGCACATTGACCAGCAGCAACTCGGTGCAGAACGATGATTGGCTAAATTCTCCGCCAAACACGTCACGGTTCGATCCGGAACCAGCACGATACTCAGACGAACCGAAGAACTCTGACGAAACGGGAAAG ACTCCTCAGTCAAGCGGTGCAGCACAACCTTCGTCCTACACTGACGTTTTTACCGATCTGGATCCGCTGGGTacgggaaaaataaaaccatacaTCGAcaagaaatatttctttcaagAGCTCAAGAATCCACCCAAGAAGGTGTTGAAAGATTTGTCCGGAAAGGAAAGCACATTCAATGCAAACTTTGCAGCGGAAGATCAAGCTTCCTCTCCGATGCTGCAGCAAAATTTGGCCGGTGGGTCGACAACGTTAAATGCAAGCAACATTTCCACCCTTGCCAGTGGTAGTGGGGATCTATTCAAGGCCAGCTTTGACGAGGCACAGGCGATGAAGAATAATAACAGCGGCGAACCTACAGCGAGTGGAAGCGATGGTGGAATATCTAGCGCTGGAGGTGGTAACAATAGCATGCCACTCATAGAATCACTAGTCGGTAGTGGATCCAAAGCTTCGGTCGATCCGTTTATGGAGGACGATGATTTTTCGAAACTTCAGCTCGATCCGTTCGAGGTGCACTTTTCGCGTAACGCGTCACCGCGCAATGCGGGAGGAAGTGGTACCCAGCAGGAAGGAATGAGACCATCCGATACGGAAGAAACATCGAACAAATCCGCAGGAGAGGAAAGGGACGCATCCGTTTACAATGGGCCACTGCAGGTGAATCTACCACCCGAATCCTGGGCTAGCTATATTAGCCAGAAGCGCCTTGAGCGCCAAACTTCCGAAGCGAATGCGGCCCAGGCGCAAACCGGTGGACCGAATGCACACCGTAACCGGCCGGCGGCGAGCAGTGTGTTCAAGCAGAACACCGTGGACGTGATCTCTAGTCTTAGCTCCAGCTCCAAAAAGATGAAACCGAACCTGTTCGGTCAGAAGTTCTCGAAACGTGACTCAAATAGCATAAATATGCGACGGCTGCAGGAAAGCGATTCGCTGAGCGAAACAGAAATGGCGCCGGAGCCACCGCCTCGTCCCGATTCCGGCTCGCACATCGAACCACCGCCGTTACCTCCGAAGAAGCAATTTGCTGACATTGTCATCCGGCCGTCTCCGAGGGCATCACATACTACGGCAAGCAGCGCAGGATCCGGCACAGTTTCTAGTCACGGACCGAGGGAGCGATATGATTACGTCGGTTCCAAATACGACAGCAATCGATCGCCATCGAGTGGTGGGCCCGGATCGGATGCACCACCGTTGCCGTTACCATCGCGCAAGGTTGGTCGTACAGCGGGCGAAACTGTTGGCCCGGGACGTCCACAGAAAAAATgcaccgatgacgatgacTATCTGGCACCGATCGGTAAGATGGACATACCGACGCTATTGCCACCGCCACAACGCAAGGACGCTTCGAAAACGACACGCATCACCCGAAAGCAGTCGGAAACGGATCCACGCAATCTCGATGAACCGACGCCTCCACCGACATCGAAATCCCCGTCCGGAAGTGGAGCGGGGGGACACTTTTCGAAGGAACTCgatcaccaccatcagcatGCGACGTCCGCGTCCGCTTCGTTCCTGCCCGACATTACGCTCAGTCAATTACTCACGCTCGGAATCGATGAGTTGGCCACCAAGCTGAACGTTCCCGTGTCCAAGCTGAGCACAATGACGCTCGTCGAGCTGACCACGTACCTGTCGGAGTTTATCGAAAACAGCAAATATTCTGCCGCACCGCCACCGCCCTCGGCAGCACCGTCGTGGGCAacgagcagcagcatcagccaGGACAATACGGCCGGCTTGGATGGAAGTATCAGTGAATCGCCCGTATTTAAGGTGAACTTTGACGATGTGAACGAAGCCATGTTTGTGGCCAAGTTTGATGACAATTTTGGCGAAGACGAACGTTCACGCAGCGGTTCAACGGGGGGCGATGGTGGACGAACAGGTTCGGGATCGTTTGTGGCAAACTTCGATAATATGAATCTGCAGCCTTCATCCACCCGTACGGATGTATCTCACTCACCACAACCGGTTATAGATAAGTATGCAGTATTTCGTGAGATAATCGAGCAAGAAATCGGTCCCGATGGAACAACGAGCGATTCGGGACAGGCCGAGCACGATCTGGAACAGCAACGATCGGGACAGAATGATCGCGCCGATTCGCTTGATTTGCAAAAGGAAGTGGCTTCGGAAATGAATCGTCTCTCACCGGCTTTCATCGGCGGTGAGGGAGGGATGGTGGGTTCCTCACCATTACCAACGCTTGGATCACATTCCTTTGGAGGATCTTCCGTTAGTCCGCTCACTACCGGACCACCCCTAACAAAGATCGATACAAAGATCACGCAGGTTATTTCCCAGGCAAAGGATCGCTACGCAGCCTTGCGGGACATCATTCTAGTGGAAGATCTGTTCGAAAAGCCCGCACAAACAGCACAGGCGCCGGTGGCGCGAATGGAATCATCCTCCTTCGAAGATCGCGAGTTGGACGATGATGCCAAATTTGAGGCCAACTTCGACGATATGGAACAGGTGGTACAGCAGCAAGATACCACCTCGCCAGAGATCAATATTTCCGATGCCGATATGAATGAGGATGATATGCAGCAACAGTTACAGGGCCAGGGAGATTTGCATGCAGGTGTTGGAGGTTCCTTCCGTAGCGCAACAACACCACGCGAAGATCTTGAAATCGACGAACTGATGCAGAAAGCGGTTTCGAATCTGTCTCTGCATAGTAACGATCAACTATCACCGGCCCCAACTGGAAGCAACGCACAGTCGGGACTGACGGTGAAAGGAAGCCCCCTGTTGCAGCACACGTCAACCTCACCTTATCGACCTACAAGCATGTCCACTTCCACGACGTTACTGAACGATATGATCGCACCGAAAAATAAATCTCCAACTAGTGGCAGCACCATGGTTCAGTATGAAACACTTTCCCTGGGGCATAACGCACAATCGAGCCGTGGCGGCGCAGGTTTGAGCGATATGAGCACCTCACCCATTCCACCACTGGGTTCCAAGCCATCCGGTATGGCCAAGAGCCCCATTCTAAAACCGTCACCAATGTCGCGGAGAAGCGATGAAGGTATGAGAGCTAAACCAACACCGGCCCCTCGTGGCCAATCGTCGAGCGATAAGCGTTCTTCCGGTTCGATGAGTGATGGCGATGGTGAATCCTCACCAGAAGGAGATAACAATGAAG AGGGTAAAATGTCCCGCATGACTCCTACCAATGCTAACGAATCGTGGGCTGTATTTGATCAGCCAGAACCACCGTCACATCATGCTTCCAAAAGACAAGATATGCGCCATGAAGCTGTACGCGGGGATGGCGGAAGAA GAAGTGGCGATAAAAATGGTCCTGAGTCACCTTGCTCTTCCGATCCGAAAGATGAATGGACAAAGGCAGATCTGCGCGAATATGGTCGACGGTGGCCCTCGAAAGGTCACACTTCGTCCTCGTCACGAGACGTTAGTCCCTGGGATGAAGAAGGTCCGGACTACCGCAAACGAACCGCGATGCATCCGTCCGGGGGTGATCCGTCGATGCGTCATCACCATCCTACCACGGGCGAACGGTATCATCATCCACGCATGCCACCGCGGCGTATCAACTCGAACGATGAAGACTACGAGGACGAGATCGTGAAGGATCAGCGTGGTCAACAGCGTCGCCGTATGAAGAGCGGTGTCGGTTCGCGAAGCCGGGACAACTTCGAAGACGAACACTGGTATCACGATCATCACGTAGGTCCAACGTGGTCCTCACCGACGGAAGATGAAGATACGCGAGGGCCACCGGGTGGTGAGCGTGGCTCGCGGTCGTTCGATCGGAACGCTTACGAACGCAGCACGTATGGACCGCCATACGAGAAGAGGGAACCGAAAAGTTTACCGCCAGCGTACGATCGTAGGGATTACAAAAGTTACGACAAGCGGAAGTACTATCGAGAGAGGGAACCGTCGCGTGGGGGCAGTGGAGGCGGTGGTCGATACGATTACGACCCGTACGTTGGTGATGGTGGGTATGGTGGCAGAAGGCCAGATTACGATGATGGTATGTACGAACGGTCGAGCCGGGATTCGCGAGCAGCGCGGGAATACTTCTACGAGCGCGAAAGGAAGAGCTTCGACCGCGAGAGCATCGAATCGTACGACAGTCGTGAACGGCAGCGCAGTTTCGGCAGTGGCGATATCTATGGCAGTCTGGATAGTCGAGCAGAATACCGCGAAAGGGATCGATATCTGTCGCTGGACAAAAGTCGATCGCTGCGACGTGGCCTACGCAATGCAGGTAGTGCCCGGCTGGATCAGGACTTGGATCAAGATTCCGAGGGAGATCTGATGGGTGGTATGGTGGGTGGTGGACGATCAGGTTTGCGCGATGTCGGAGGTAATAGCTTACATCGCTCTAGTCAAAACATTGGACGCGgaagcaaacagcagcagcagcaacagatgatgatgatgctagACGATGACGTTTGGGGCGTTTCGAAGGGTGGCGCCAGTGCGGCTGCTACCATGCCGTGGAAGAGACCTTCGAGCGCCACAGAACAGCAGCAGGAACAGCGACGTTACAACGAAGGTGGTGGACGAAGCGGGCGTGGAATGGTACCGGTTGGTGGTCCCGGGTCGGACGGTGAAAAGGACCGACGGTTTCGCAAGAAGAGTCGAACGCGCGCCGAACGGAAAGAAATTGAGATGCGCTCTAACTACGCGACGATGAGATATCCAGTGCGTTCCAAGGAAGATTACTTCGACTTTGATACACCGGAAGGTGCTCGCGTGGGAGCCGCCgtagacgatgatgatgaggaggacgatgaagatgatgtcCCGGGCGGTAAGAACATTCTGGACGAGCCGTTGGACGATAGTCCAGCGTATTATGGTGGTCGTAGACAACCTCAGGGCGGACCACTGCCAGGATCTACCGGATACTACGGTAAATCGTCGACCCCGCGCCAGGAAGGACGCAGCATGAACGATGCACTCATCGCACAGGAAGCGAAGAAGATGGCTCGCTATGAGTACGAAGAGGAAGCCCTCAGGCGCATGAAGAAAAGCAATAGTCGGGATCTGTACTTCGAGACGGGCAGTGGTACAGGTGGCGGTTATGGCAGTGTGACTCCACCCAAGGGCAACATTCAAAAGCAGCATGCACATAACGCACCACCGAGTGCGGCTGGACGGCAGCTAGACTTTGAGTTTGATGAGTTCGCAGATCCATCTGGACCGCCTGTCGGTGGAGATGGGTTTGAGAGTGATTTTAACTCTCCGCCGATCGGTGGTGCAGGGACTGGAGGGCCCATTCCCGGTGGAAGAGGCGAAGGACAGAAGTCGTATCGGTTTTCGAGCGATTTCTCTAACGATAAGGAACGTGGTCATTATGCACACGACCCACCAGGTGGATACCATCGGCAGCAACATTACAAAAATCATCCCGGTGTAGGCAATTACGCTGATACGGGTGATTATCCTCAACACTCGCAATCCTTGCAGCAGGCCCCGTCATCATCGACACCTCCACCGGCAGCTGCCTCGGGGCACCATCACCATCGGGAACAGTCCAGCAGTGGTTCGAAGCTGCGCTTCAATGAAAATGTCACAGTGTCGAAGTTTGATGCTGAGGCAACGACCATGTTCGAGGATGACTTTGCTGGCCGCTCCGATGCGGAACAGGATCCCGAAGATGGaacgcagcaacagcagcagggtTGGTCGTCGGCAAGCATCGCAACCAGTCCGGCACCACCAGCAGCGACAAGCAATAATGGTAGTAAcaaaaagatattaaaaacCTCTAGTCAAGCAGGGcaccatcaacagcagcagcatcagcagcagcagctgtttAACCAGGATAATATTCGCAAATCGGACAGTATTAACATTTTTGCCAAAAAGGTCGACGATCCGTTtgaggatgatgattttttctcctcctcCGGTGGTGGCCGCGGCGACCCCTTCGGTGGTAATGGTGGTGTTGCCGATGCTAGCGGGCACGGGGCTGCCAGTGGCGGTGCTACCGGGCCCGGTTCCACCGGGTGGGACAAGAACTTTGCAAACTTTGACGATAACATCTGA